Sequence from the Carassius auratus strain Wakin chromosome 32, ASM336829v1, whole genome shotgun sequence genome:
TAAGCGATGAGGTCATCTTCCCCCTGACTGTGTCACTGGATAAGCTCCCTGTCAACACTCTCAAAGTGAAGGTATGACTAAtatgtgtgtgggtttgtgtgtgtgttcggttCTTGCATTTATGCATATGGCTGTGTATTTTCAGATACTGGTATTGTGGTATTGGTATAAATAGAACAGGAACTAATGCATTTCTTTACACATGGTTGTATTGCTGATTAGTTTTGCATGCTTGTGCAAGGTTCTAATGCAAAgcagtgtgagtttgtgtgtgcaaGAAATGTAGATAAAATCAAAAAACCTATGCTCATGATATGTCATGTTGCATGTGTTGCTGACTGCACCTCTGATTTATGTGCTTGTGTGTTACCAGATAATTGTAACTGTGTGGAAGCAAGAAGAGGAGAAAGCTGAGATCCAGGAGCATGGCTACCTCAGCATCCTCCAACAAAAGAGCCCCTGCCAAACATTTCGCCAGGATCTAAACACCTTCAAAGCACAGGGTGAGCTCTTGGATCCTTCATCCCAATTTTGCATGATCTCATTATTGATGTGGGACCTCAGGGATCTGCCTTTTACGCTCGTCTTTAATCGCCATTGCTTTCCTTTCATTATCTCTCCTCTCTGTTTCTTTATCTGCCGAGTgtcaatgttagttttttttctctctgtgccacatatagggctgggtgataaaacGAAAACAGTAATTATTGCGATTTGCGATATAATTTTGCCTCGATAAAAAAAGCTATATAAAGAGTTcgatatgtttatttataatgtttttgcctAAAGCAAAGGAATCAGCACTACTCATTTGAAGCCTGCCACAAGGAACATTTTTCTGCTCGACTCAAACAGCAACGCATCATGAGCTCACTAGACTAGAGCAGATGCATTCACTCGCTGATGAGTCTCGGTCACATGACACTCAACAGCACTGTGAGATCCGATGAGATGCGCTGGACTTCAGAGAAGGACACAAAtgaatttgtgattttaaagTAGCTTAGAGCCAGATTACACAGTGCCGAGAAACCGGAGCAACGAAACAGTCAGAAGGCTTTAAATCTACAAATCGCCATCAtttaccatggatttactgtagtaacactatGTATTGTGGCATAAATGAGGGATATTCATACggaattgtattatattattaatagatTATGTATTAAAGAAGTAATGGAATATagttaattacaatatttttttgtggttatgctatagcatttttgcatttatacTAAACgtatttttcatataaatacCTAGAAACCATAATTACATAGTTAAATGTTTACTGTGGTATTGAGGTGCTGTATGTGTTGTTTTAAGTGTGGTTATCATGATCTACATGTATGCTACTCTGGAAGACGAATGGTTAAATTTAATAAATCTCAGTCCGGATAATTAAATTTCACCATTTAAAAATGAGGTGGTTACAGTTTTTACAGATGTTGCTGTTAATAAAAGTTGACATCAACATAATTGATAGTGAACATAAATTAACATCTGCATCCAATCTCAAGCTACTACTGTCATCTATACTCAAGCTACTGTCAAATGTGCGTTTGTAAAAGACGAAAAATTTAACATTATCAACTGTGCTGAAGATAACACTTCATCAAAGTCaggcaacacaaacctgtttcatgATTTAAAACAATATCACATGCAGatattaagaaatacatttttctatattgatatttattttgttaaggatgaattcctaaaaaaatgtttaaagaattCAAAACCATTTACTGTTTGTCATGTTCTGACAAAAAGagtcatttaaaacaacaattaactGTCTGATTTCTACAGCTTTCACTTAGGAGCAaaaatctgcctttaaacttgaaaggaataaagatttgaaatgtatTCTGATAATTATTGATATCGACTAATATGAAAAATCTTACCATGACAGTTATTTGGGCCGTATTGCCCAGCACTAGTCACCTACATTATTGAAATGTCAGGTATTTCAGAACTGTAGCTAACATATATTAACTTTACTGTTAAACGTTTTTTGATACATGTGCTGTTTAGGAAATTGCTTTAAATTGGTGTTGTTTTCTCTTGCTTGCCAACAGTCAGCACCACACTTAGTGTCCTGCCCCCTCCGACTGTAAAGTGTCAACAGATGACAGTCTCAGGGAGACACTTGACTGTCCTCAAAGGTAACGTCAGCCCTATTTCTACCTCTTTGCACATTTTATAAGCACACACGATAAATATACAATACCGCTGAAAAGGTTGGggtcattaagttttttttttttttagaaataatacttttttaagcAAGGATTATTTAAAATCCAAAtgacagtacagacatttataatgaggtggtgagggggggggggctggttgtatcatggtttccagaaaaatatgGAGCTGATAATAATATTCAATGTAATTTGATATGCATGTCTTATGATATAATAGGTCGTTAGTGGTCCTGATGTAAGGGAGTTAAGAAAGACATTCATACCTCATTATAAAAGTAACCCTGTATCTATCTGGTGAGAAAAGTCTCAATTTTTGTCTCCACTGCTATATTATACAGAATTTGTGCTAGAAATAGGCAGTAGTTCTGTAGTGCTGTGGTGTATGCACTACGTCTCTTTTATTTTTGTGGTTTCCTGTATCTTTATGTGATAGACGCCTGTTTATGTATGGTTGAACATCTGACTGTTTCAGTGTTAAATGCAAGTTCTCAAGAGgaagtgtgtgtacgtgacatcAAGATCTTTCCCAACTTCAATTCTTCGTACTTACCAATGATGCCAGATGGCTCTGTACTGCTGGTGGACAATgtttggtaagaaaaaaaaacactgggtacAACCGTGTACACCAAACGTTCTGATTAGGGGTTGTTATAAAATTCCTGTCCTTGAATAATAAACAGCTGCTATTTTTTCAGCCCGAACCACTTCAgtgtttaaatattgttttgcagATAACACAAGATGGATTGGTTTAGTTATTGacagtttatacattttatataatgttgaacatttaaaaagtaactttatatacaaatttatttacactgaacaaaattataaattgtgTGGTTGAGTGGTTTGATGATGTCagtgttgtggatcgagtggcccatggtggcggtggggttatggtatagGCAGGTGTATGTTATGCACAACAGACACAGGtgtattttattgatggcattttgaatgcacagagatacagtgatgagatcctgaggcacattgttgtgccattcatccacgaccatcacctcatgttgcagcatgataacgCACGTCCACATGTTGGAAGGAGGTGTACACAATTCCTGAAaactgaaaacatcccagttcttgcatggccagcatactcaccggacagGTCCCCCATTGAGCATGTCTgggtatggagccagaagagtctcaataaagataaatgcacacactacagtcacatatgcacacataggattcatacatgcacacacataattcataaatacacacacaggatacacaaatgcacacaaaattcacaaatgcacacacaaaatttaaaaagcacagaagattcacaaatgcatacaaaattcagaaatgcacacaaaattcagaaatacacaaacagtttagaaatgcaaacaacatttacaaatgcactcaagattcacaaatgcacaggacaagattcagaaatgtatttctgatgcacacacacatatatcttgatttacaaactgcttgcggtctgtgaacttcactgcatttgtgtgtgaattttgagactcccttgacttggctcgacacacaaatgcctttttttaaacagggaatgatctgcaaccaatcagatatctctcttgttttagccaatcacaagaatgcaccccacgtgggggattgtttacttataagccaatcagcgaacgactcactttcctcacgcagcgaacgactcacttacctcacgcagccggcgattcacttttcgcagccagcgacccactttgcccagcgaacgactcactttcctcacgagtcacgcagcgaacgactcactttcctcacccagcgatcAACTcgctttcctcagcgaacgattcactttccacacgcagcgatcaactcactttcctaagcgaatgacagccggagacccacttttcgcagccagagagtcactttcctcttgcagcggaccactgactctctcttcatgtagggactgaatattataattaaagtgacttctatattgcatccaaaagaatatttagatatatttaaatattcaaaaaggtttaaacaatttttttttttttttactttcaataaaatgaaataattgcctattgcaaatttatgaatccatggttaactttttttctgcagtcactgggctatatgtattgagacatttttaaatttatattttgaaaaaaaaaaaaaaaaaaaacctgaattgtaatctaaacatctgtattttcatacaatttaatacaattgctgtgtgaacatgttcatctgattggcttataagtaaacaatccccccacgtggggtgcattcttctgattggctaaaacaagagagatatctgattggttgcagatcattccctgtttaaaaaaaagcatttgtgtgtcgagccaagtcaggggagtctcaaaattcacacacaaatgcagtgaagttcacagaccgcaagcagtttgtgaatcaagatatatgtgtgtgtgcatcagaaatacatttctgaatcttgttctgtgcatttgtgaatcttgttctgtgcatttgtgaatcttgagtgcatttgtaaatgttgtttgcatttctgaattgtgtgtgtatttctgatttttgtgtgcatttctgaatgttgtatgcatttgtgaatcttctgtgctttttaaattttgtgtgtgcatttgtgaattttgtgcgcatttgtgcatcttgtgtgtgtatttatgaatcatgtgtgtgcatctatgaatcctgtgtgtgcatatgtgaatgtagtgtgtgcatttatctttattgagactcttctggctccatatctgggatgctctggatcggcttATATGACAGCATGTTCCAGTTCCTCCCAATATTcagcaacttcgcacagccattgaagagaagtggaccaacattccacaggccacaatcaacaacctgatctattctatgtgaaggagatgtgtcgcactgcatgaggcaaatggtggtcacaccggATACTGACTAGTTTTTGGACCCTCCGAACCCCCCATTactgtaaaactgcacattttagagtggccttttattgtgggcaacctaaggcacacctgtgcaataatcatgctgtctaatcagcatcctgatatgccacacctttgaggtggatggattatcttggcaaagcAGAAGTGTTctctaacacagatttagacagatttgtgaacaatatttgagagaaataggccttttgtgtgcatagaaaaagtcttagatctttgagctcaactcatgaaaaatgggtgcaaaaacaaaagcgtttataattttgttcagtgcatatatatatatataaaatacagaacCAAAgcccaaaaacaaacattttgtaaaacaCTTTGAAATAGCACTATTTCCTTGAGGAATGCTAATGTAATTATTCTTGATGGCTCACAGGTgacagtatgtaatataatatacgactttgtgtgtgtgtgtgtgtgtgtgtgtgtgtttctctgtgtatGACTGTCCATTCTGTTACATACTGTCAACACTGTCACTCTACCTTGGTAACAGAATTGACTCTTAATTCACAAAACAAGAAATCCTAATTTTTAGCCATACAAGACACCTTTTACATCAAATATTGTATTGCTATGGCCTGTGAAATCATGTGATCCATGACCATGagtaacaaattattaaaataactaaaaatattaataaataaaaaaggacacCAAATGTACCTGCAATCATAGATTCACCCAGATGCATCTGAGAGAGTTTGTGTTAATGTGTAATTGTTTTGTGCTTCAGTCATCAGTCAGGAGAAGTTGCCATGGCATCATTTTACAGAATGGACAGTGAGTCCAGTCACCTTCCCAGCATGCTCAGTGCTCTAGAGGAGCAAAACTTTCTCTTCCAGCTGCAGCTCAATAACCAGCCACAAGATGAATCAACTGAGGTGGGCCATCAGGATATTTTGAGTGATAACAGGCTACAAATATGTATCCAACAGCCAATTATCTTCTTTGCGATTATTTAAAACCTTGatgatataaatgtattaattaaataaatagtattaataaaatgtcatgtttctTTTTGCTGCAGGGACTAGAGGTGCCATTAGTTGCAGTCTTACAGTGGTCCACTTCTAAATTGCCCTTCACCAACTCTATCTACACTCACTATAGTCTCCCTAGTGTGAGACTGGACCGGCCGCGCTTCATTATGACAGCTAGCTGCCCCAGTGCGGTCAAGGCTCACGAACATTTCCGGGTGAGATATACCCTCCTCAACAACTTGCAGGACTTTCTGGCAGTCCGTCTAGTCTGGACTCCTGAAGGTGAGGATGGGTAAAATAGTAAAAACCATTTTAAGAACATATAGCTGCATGGCGATTGAATTGATTAGTGTGACTGCTTTGATATATTAACATGTGACACCCGAGAATCATTTTCTCTGATAATATATCAGAAAGTGTTCTCTATCTGCTGTGTGATGCCAGATCATAAATTAGTCATTCTTCTGATCTAATAGATCAAACAGGTTTGCTGAAAGGCCTGAAACTGTTTGTGATTGGGTTTTATTCATATGGACAGTACACTCAAGCACTGAAACATCTGTAGctgttttttacagtgtaatgggatattattttataagTTAGAAAACAAAAAGGAGACACCCGAAGAGGTGGATTATTACCTATGATCTATTTTCGAATCCActgagtttattttttaatatttattttgcatttatttaacctttaCTTCAATTAATATAGAAggaatgttttaatagtttttgttttagtaaacattaacaacaCTAGTTtgaagagggaggagagaaaCTTTGTgtatcatgttaaaaaaaaagtgctaagaAGAGTGTTAGGCTAAAGTGGGGAAATGTAGCAGAGAAAGTGAGAAGGTATTAAGCAACGTGTGACTGACAGTCAATTGTTGTTTGCAAAGttgataaaaaatattgcaaCCATGGAAAAAGTGTCGCCACTATCAGAGACAGGCCTGATAAAAGCAAAGTAGAGAGCAAAGGCAAAAGTTGCTAAATTTTATTTGCTCATAAAGGTTGTGGTTCATGCTTGTAGCTGTAGATAACGCAGAGTCTGAGGCTGTAGCTGTGTATGTGACTATTTGTAATGTAATGCCAGATGAGCTAATGTCAGGCCTAGCTCATCAAACACAAATGAGTAGAAGAATCCAGACTGCACATTAACTGCATAGCAGATGGACAATAAACCTTAAAGACTCATTCATATTTGATtcgattttttaaatgtctttaggaATGGAAGGTTTAATGTTATTGTAGTTTTCAGCTTATtttgtgcttgtttgtttttgtaggcTATTTTACTGATAAGGATTGTGCAGagaaaacagcacatctcaatgtgtctggtgtgtgtgtctggtgtgtgtgtgtgtgtgtgtgtcaactgcttgatcatgactaaaatattgcCTTCTACTGTATGTCCCGATGTTTTTTGACCCTCTCTTCTTCTCAGGTCGTGGACAGAAAGAGGATCCTGCAGTCAATGCAGTGGTGTGTCATTCTCCTCTCAGTAACCTGGGTTACTGTCGAAAAGGCAGTACCCTTTCCGTCAGTGTAGCTTTCCAGATACTCCAAGCAGGTCTTTTTGAGGTAAAGAGTCAAATGTGTGTGACCTGAGCAATTCAGTATTCTGTTTTACTTCCTTCAACAAAACCAATGAGTTACATTACTGGATCTGCACACCTCAATATCTGCTATTCTGTCTTGTCTGACTTTAGTTGAGTCAGCACATGAAACTGAAGTTACAGTTCACAGCGTCCGTGTCCAACCCTCCCCCTGATGCCCGTCCGTTGTCCCGCAAGAACAGTCCGTCCAGTCCAGCGGTTAGAGATATTCTGGACCGACATCAGGCCAGTCTCAGTCTGGGCCGCTCTCAGTCCTTTTCTCACCAGCAGCCATCCAAGTTTCACCTCACAAGGTATAGCGTTgaacgtgcgcacacacacacacacacacacacacatatgatctttatttatttcacttgatGTAAATACAGTTCAATCTTACaggttctctctcacacatacaatgtaCACACTATATATGAATTTAATATGTTTAACATAGCAATAAATAACATAGCAATAAATTGACAGCCTTTTTAATAagtaattttgatttatttatttgaattcattCGAAAAATCCATTTGAAAGGTTTGATATTACTTCATCTTTGTTACACAGTGGGTGAACAAAGATGCACTGCCaatcaaaaatgtttaaattaataagttacatttaattattttatttttgcagtgaCAATAAACACTAAAAGGTCAAAAGGTTGTGTTGAACAATATTGTTTTTAAgagaaataagaataataataatatttattaaatattaagcacgacaactgtttttaacattgataataataagaaacatttattattattattattttcacaaggatcatgtgaaaattcagctttgtcatcacagcaataaattacattttaaacaataatgcAAGAGATCTCGTGTTTTAAGTagcagtaatatttcacattattactaatcaattaaatgcatcttgGTAAATCTAagtgaccccaaacgtttgatcACACACAGTATTAATGGGTCTATACATGAATGTATTTAGCTGTCTTTACAAGTTAGTAATATTTGTGCAAAACACTATAATTCCAACTGCAATGGAAGATCTCAGTTGACTGATTTAGGACTGTCTTCATAGGCAGGAACTAGGATATAGGATCTAGCCTATGGTAGACTGATACATCCTCTTACAATTATCTCACTTCTCAATGTTTTCTTTGTCAAATCATGATTGTGTCATTTATGCAGCACAGATCATTGTctatgtttatgtttgtttgtgtcttaCAGGACAGGCAGTGTTATGGAGCGCAGGGCCATCACCCCTCCTGTGGGCTCTCCTGTTGGACGGCCGCTGTACCTCCCTCCAGACAGGAACATCTTGTCACTTGACAAAATTGCCAAGCGTGAGTGCAAGGTGCTGGTACTGGATTCACACacctaaatgcacacacacaaacacagacacacacacacacacacacacacacacacacacacacacacacagtggagaGGAAGTAAGAATATTTTTGAACTTTGAGAAAGAGCCACGTGTCATCGAAGCAGTGTAAAGTGGTCTGTAAGTTTCAGTTCaatatgtgtttttcttttcgtTTTATCAGCATTCATTGTATAAATGCTGTACAGTTatgattatttgaaaataatttcaaTGCAGTTTACATGCAGCTACTGTTTTGACAATTTCGACAGAAGGAATGAAAAGAAAGCATAAACACAGGGatttattgtttattcatttgaCTGGAGTCGTGAAGTTCTGAAACTTGTGTTACATACAAGTTAAAATATTGTTCTGATGGCTGTTTAAAGGGAAGATGGATGGTTATGGTTGGTCATAACCCAGACCCACATGGAATCTGTGTGCTCAGAAATCTTTCTGAAGAAACTGATCCTCCATAGGACATGCATGCTTGTTTATTTAATCGTTTTGCCAATGTTTTCAGACACAAATAACTCTAGCACTTTATTAAACACATTGTGTTTGCTTAAATCTATTCTGTAGATTTTTCTTCCAAAATCAGTGCAAAGAATGGAGAATTCATCAGATTTCCATCTGGGCCTGGTCATATCCACTGTAAAAGCACGTCACATACAAattcatgtttttctttgtttactacttaatattagatatattttttaaaatgtctttacatttttttggtcAGTACTGCCAACATTTCCCTGCCCATATTTAATTCCTCTTTTTAAAAGTGCTTTTATTGTTTTCCTTAATTACTTGAAAGATGGTTTGCAATGTTGTGTTTGTGAAGGCTTCTTTATTTTTCGGTCCTGTACACTGGAATGGTTTTGGTCTGGGATTTATTGCACCCTTCAGTGTAACTGTAGTGCCGCCCTCCATATCGCTGATATTTCTTACGCAATAGTTATGTTTGttgttaaatttgtatttattttattcatcagaTTTTTTCACAGTTGTAATGTTAACAGTACACTCCAGTTAATCAAGTTTAATCAATGTGGTTACACACAACCTATTAATATCAAATCAATCACTTCTGGTTCCTGAAGGTGGAGCTTGTGTTATTGGCAGATGCCATTTGATTTCTGCTCTCCCTTCATGGTTTTGGAAATATGTGCACATCCCCTCAGACTGTAGTGATAATCAATAATCAACTAGCATGAAGCTTCAACCCATTGTGCCATTTAATGGGGTGTACGATTGATTTCTTTTATGAATGTTTACATTTCTGTGCACATGTGAGGACTACTGATTAATCCTTGGGACTGAAGGTTTTATATTGTACCCAATTATAGGAATCTTGAATGTTTCATTTTTTCAGACTGAAATATTTAGACAGACTTCTTATTCTGCGGAAATATAACAATTATCCAAAACTGCTTTGTGGGTGTAcataatatgttttaatagaaacactgtgatttatttcaattttacaaTTGAATTGAAATTTCCATATTTGCATCTTGGCCAGTTTTCTTGTTTTGGActatttaagaattattttacATTGACAACTTGTGGAAAAAAAGTTGCTTGGCATGATTAGATAATTTATGAACACAAAGATTTGgatcatgtttatttttatttatcttttctttatttaaaattttaaacctGTTTTTTGAAGGAGGAAGGAATGTTCAAAGGACTGGTGGCTGGATCTGATGTTTTCCTGAACAGCTTGTATCTTCAAAAACATTTggattctttattttattttttttcctcttgacAAGGCAAATCACAGAACAATGGATAATTGGCCAGTCTAACCACTGGATTTACTCCGTCTTTATAAATAGCTTGAGGTTAGAAGTTATACAAGAGGTATCGGAGCTGAGGCAATATATGTTGAGTATTGCTATTGTGTTGTTTGTTTGAACttttaaacatttctgaattGCCAATACTCACCAAGAAGCTCTTCTGGAGGACAGTCCTTGTGGAACTCAATCATTTGGAAAGCTGGTCAAGCAAGACCATTTTTACTTTTCTCTTCTATGAGCTGCTGCTATTGGATTGTTGCACTTGAACAAGTTCAATAAAAGCAGCTAGGGCATaacttgttttgttaatt
This genomic interval carries:
- the LOC113052057 gene encoding uncharacterized protein C7orf43 homolog → MVMVLMMESQCEYFMYFPAVPISDLSDPAKYRTLPRRSHLYLGETVRFLLVLRSQSVASVSGSTCTAAADGSGSEHHSSRSWRELAGSLCAVASVSPGDNRQRTQPLYHDYHSSGDECVEDTDDDDAAEVGCAGNVRGGPRYRGFRECKPLLIHNNPGNGVREFRKAPVQSPVDEPVVLSDEVIFPLTVSLDKLPVNTLKVKIIVTVWKQEEEKAEIQEHGYLSILQQKSPCQTFRQDLNTFKAQVSTTLSVLPPPTVKCQQMTVSGRHLTVLKVLNASSQEEVCVRDIKIFPNFNSSYLPMMPDGSVLLVDNVCHQSGEVAMASFYRMDSESSHLPSMLSALEEQNFLFQLQLNNQPQDESTEGLEVPLVAVLQWSTSKLPFTNSIYTHYSLPSVRLDRPRFIMTASCPSAVKAHEHFRVRYTLLNNLQDFLAVRLVWTPEGRGQKEDPAVNAVVCHSPLSNLGYCRKGSTLSVSVAFQILQAGLFELSQHMKLKLQFTASVSNPPPDARPLSRKNSPSSPAVRDILDRHQASLSLGRSQSFSHQQPSKFHLTRTGSVMERRAITPPVGSPVGRPLYLPPDRNILSLDKIAKRECKVLVLDSHT